The following proteins come from a genomic window of Micromonospora echinofusca:
- a CDS encoding aldo/keto reductase: protein MRYRRMGRLGWQVSEVGYGMWGIGGGPGGFTGWDYDTAPACLDEAVERGCNFFDTAWVYGRGVSEQLLGGLVRRHPDRRLYLATKIPPKNREWPPGPQDTLDDVFPAEHIREFTHRSLENLGVDRIDLLQFHVWEDRWAADGRWQEAVADLKREGVVDGVGISVNRWEPTNCHAALDTGLIDVVQVIYNVFDQAPEDELFPRAQRDDIAIIARVPFDEGTLTGTLTADSTWPEEDWRSTYFGPENLLPSVERAERLAADVPAGMTMPELALRFILHHPAVSTVIPGMRRVEHVRANLAVSDGVPLDAGVLDTLRGHRWDRKPTSWSQ, encoded by the coding sequence ATGCGATACCGCAGGATGGGTCGGCTCGGCTGGCAGGTCAGCGAGGTCGGGTACGGGATGTGGGGCATCGGCGGTGGACCCGGCGGCTTCACCGGCTGGGACTACGACACCGCACCGGCCTGCCTGGACGAGGCGGTGGAACGGGGCTGCAACTTCTTCGACACCGCCTGGGTCTACGGGCGGGGCGTCAGTGAGCAGCTCCTCGGCGGCCTGGTACGCCGGCACCCGGACCGCCGGCTGTACCTGGCCACCAAGATCCCGCCGAAGAACCGCGAGTGGCCGCCCGGCCCCCAGGACACCCTGGACGACGTCTTCCCGGCCGAGCACATCCGCGAGTTCACCCACCGCAGCCTCGAGAACCTCGGCGTGGACCGGATCGACCTGCTCCAGTTCCACGTCTGGGAGGACCGGTGGGCCGCTGACGGCCGCTGGCAGGAGGCCGTCGCGGACCTCAAGCGGGAGGGCGTGGTCGACGGCGTCGGGATCAGCGTCAACCGCTGGGAGCCGACGAACTGCCACGCCGCCCTCGACACCGGCCTGATCGACGTCGTGCAGGTCATCTACAACGTCTTCGACCAGGCGCCGGAGGACGAGCTGTTCCCGCGCGCCCAGCGCGACGACATCGCGATCATCGCCCGGGTCCCGTTCGACGAGGGGACGCTGACCGGCACGCTGACCGCCGACAGCACCTGGCCGGAGGAGGACTGGCGCAGCACGTACTTCGGGCCGGAGAACCTGCTGCCCAGCGTGGAGCGCGCCGAGCGGCTGGCCGCCGACGTGCCGGCGGGGATGACCATGCCGGAGCTGGCGCTGCGGTTCATCCTGCACCACCCGGCGGTGAGCACGGTGATCCCCGGCATGCGCCGCGTCGAGCACGTGCGCGCCAACCTGGCCGTCAGCGACGGCGTACCGCTGGACGCCGGGGTGCTGGACACGCTGCGCGGCCACCGGTGGGACCGCAAGCCCACGTCGTGGTCGCAGTGA